In a single window of the Desulfovibrio mangrovi genome:
- a CDS encoding VanZ family protein: protein MASQTPKIAPRTGGAYPTPHTDSKPWPLRIPRAAVTLLAILSLTTLCFLYLNPSTTPGSELNQDKGYHAIAFGWVTFVLNASVTGRNRRLLIPVVVMILGLCLEGLQSIIPGRLASWADVLANVIGVMLGQYLWSRFYLVIEANVIPGKSRQNESDNKRKP from the coding sequence ATGGCTAGCCAGACTCCAAAAATCGCACCTCGCACGGGAGGCGCTTATCCTACTCCACATACCGACTCGAAGCCCTGGCCCCTACGCATCCCAAGGGCTGCAGTGACTTTGTTAGCAATCCTTTCACTAACAACACTCTGCTTTCTATATCTTAACCCAAGCACAACTCCCGGCTCGGAACTCAACCAAGACAAAGGCTACCACGCCATTGCGTTCGGATGGGTTACCTTTGTACTCAACGCAAGCGTAACCGGCCGAAACAGGAGACTCCTGATTCCGGTTGTCGTCATGATTCTCGGCCTTTGTCTTGAAGGGCTTCAGTCCATTATACCGGGGCGCCTTGCTTCATGGGCAGACGTTCTTGCCAATGTCATCGGCGTGATGCTGGGCCAGTATTTGTGGTCCCGTTTTTACTTGGTTATTGAGGCTAACGTGATTCCGGGAAAAAGCAGACAAAACGAGAGCGACAACAAGCGCAAACCCTAG
- the eno gene encoding phosphopyruvate hydratase → MSTIVSVWAREILDSRGNPTVEVEVSLESGHSGRAAVPSGASTGSREALELRDGDKSRYMGKGVEKAVANVVGELAEAVIGLDATRQVNIDNILLDVDGTENKDRLGANAILGVSLATARAAASFLGLPLYQYLGGVNAKVLPVPLMNIINGGEHAPNNLDIQEFMIMPVGAPTFAEALRMGAETFHTLKKLLAKDGHVTSVGDEGGFAPNLANHDMAFQYIMRAIEEAGYVPGQDIALAIDAAASEFYKDGKYVLKGENKILTSADMVDYLGEFTQKYPLISIEDGFAEGDWEGWKLLTDAVGDAVQLVGDDIFVTNPDILAKGIDEGVANSILIKLNQIGTLTETLDTIEMAKQAAYSTIISHRSGETEDHFIADLAVGLNAGQIKTGSLCRSDRLAKYNQLLRIEEDLDDDGIYFGPFMASHFGLSDDE, encoded by the coding sequence ATGAGCACCATCGTTTCCGTTTGGGCGAGAGAAATTTTGGACTCCCGTGGCAACCCCACCGTTGAAGTGGAGGTTTCCCTGGAATCCGGTCATTCCGGACGTGCCGCCGTCCCCTCCGGGGCCTCCACCGGCTCCCGTGAAGCGCTGGAACTGCGCGACGGCGACAAGAGCCGCTACATGGGCAAGGGCGTGGAAAAGGCCGTTGCCAACGTTGTGGGCGAACTGGCTGAAGCCGTGATCGGCCTTGATGCAACCCGTCAGGTGAACATCGACAACATCCTGCTGGACGTGGACGGCACCGAAAACAAGGACCGCCTCGGCGCAAACGCCATTCTCGGCGTTTCCCTTGCCACCGCCCGCGCCGCTGCCAGCTTCCTCGGCCTGCCGCTGTACCAGTACCTCGGCGGCGTAAACGCCAAGGTGCTGCCCGTTCCGCTGATGAACATCATCAACGGCGGCGAGCATGCCCCCAACAACCTCGACATTCAGGAATTCATGATCATGCCCGTAGGCGCTCCCACCTTTGCGGAAGCCCTGCGCATGGGTGCGGAAACCTTCCACACCCTGAAGAAGCTGCTTGCCAAGGACGGCCACGTGACCTCCGTGGGCGACGAGGGCGGCTTTGCCCCCAACCTTGCCAACCATGACATGGCCTTCCAGTACATCATGCGCGCCATCGAAGAAGCAGGCTACGTTCCCGGTCAGGACATCGCGCTCGCCATCGACGCCGCAGCCTCCGAGTTCTACAAGGACGGCAAGTACGTGCTGAAGGGCGAGAACAAGATTCTCACCTCCGCCGACATGGTGGACTACCTTGGTGAATTCACCCAGAAGTACCCCCTCATCTCCATCGAAGACGGTTTTGCCGAAGGCGACTGGGAAGGCTGGAAGCTGCTGACCGACGCCGTTGGCGATGCCGTGCAGCTGGTGGGTGACGATATCTTCGTGACCAACCCCGACATCCTTGCCAAGGGCATTGATGAAGGCGTGGCCAACTCCATTCTCATCAAGCTGAACCAGATCGGCACCCTGACCGAAACCCTCGACACCATCGAAATGGCCAAGCAGGCTGCTTACTCCACCATCATCTCCCACCGTTCCGGCGAAACCGAAGACCACTTCATCGCCGATCTCGCCGTGGGCCTGAACGCCGGCCAGATCAAGACCGGTTCCCTGTGCCGCAGCGACCGTCTTGCCAAGTACAACCAGCTGCTCCGCATCGAGGAAGACCTTGATGACGACGGCATCTACTTCGGCCCCTTCATGGCCTCCCACTTCGGCCTTTCCGACGACGAATAA
- a CDS encoding type III pantothenate kinase produces MKKTLLLFDIGNTNVKIGMADQTGLTTSYVLPTDQHQTPDSIGLRLMDIVRHAGFAPDEIEACVGSSVVPSFDPIIRDALARYFGKRLLLAPGDIPVPLENRYTHPEQVGADRLVAAFAARRLYPEPRSLVSVDYGTATTFDCVEDNAYLGGLICPGVKSSAGALASRTAKLPRISLEISGDMPVVGRDTSTSLNHGFIFGFAAMTEGICQRLGNVLQGPMQVVATGGFAQSIARVASCFDHVRPDLLLEGLRLLYMESGIKE; encoded by the coding sequence ATGAAGAAAACCCTGCTTCTGTTCGACATAGGCAACACCAACGTCAAAATAGGTATGGCAGACCAGACCGGCCTGACAACCTCGTACGTCTTGCCCACAGACCAGCACCAAACCCCTGATTCCATTGGCCTGCGCCTGATGGATATTGTCCGCCACGCGGGATTCGCGCCTGACGAAATCGAAGCCTGCGTAGGCAGTTCCGTCGTCCCCAGCTTCGACCCCATCATCCGCGACGCGCTGGCAAGATATTTCGGCAAAAGACTGCTTCTGGCACCGGGAGATATTCCCGTACCGCTGGAAAACAGGTATACTCATCCCGAGCAGGTGGGAGCGGACAGACTTGTGGCGGCATTTGCCGCGCGCAGACTCTATCCCGAACCCCGCTCGCTTGTTTCCGTGGACTACGGCACCGCCACCACCTTCGACTGCGTGGAAGACAACGCCTACCTCGGCGGCCTGATCTGCCCCGGCGTCAAGTCGTCCGCAGGCGCTCTTGCCTCGCGCACGGCAAAACTGCCGCGCATCAGTCTGGAAATTTCCGGCGACATGCCCGTGGTGGGCAGAGATACGTCCACCAGCCTGAACCACGGCTTCATCTTCGGCTTTGCCGCCATGACGGAGGGAATCTGTCAGCGGCTCGGCAACGTGCTGCAGGGTCCCATGCAGGTGGTGGCCACGGGCGGGTTCGCCCAGTCCATCGCACGCGTTGCCTCGTGTTTTGACCATGTCAGGCCCGACCTTCTGCTGGAGGGCCTGCGCCTTTTATACATGGAAAGCGGCATCAAGGAATAA
- a CDS encoding SRPBCC domain-containing protein — MSGLFSHIMERTVLVEATPWTLWKVLTDLSEYGTWNALYPEAAGTVRTGEDITASMRLVSDKPMRTTLRVAVVEHSKELAWTASYAFPGFLDMTHCFIIAPVDRYGSRLTHGIRVSGILTPLYAKALRNVAEPNLDRMTATLKARAEARR; from the coding sequence ATGTCCGGCTTGTTTTCCCACATCATGGAACGCACGGTCCTTGTAGAAGCTACTCCGTGGACGCTCTGGAAGGTTCTTACAGACCTTTCCGAGTACGGCACATGGAACGCCCTGTATCCGGAAGCCGCGGGCACAGTCCGTACCGGAGAAGACATCACGGCCTCCATGCGACTTGTCAGCGACAAGCCCATGCGGACAACGTTGCGCGTAGCTGTTGTGGAACACAGCAAGGAACTGGCGTGGACGGCAAGCTACGCATTTCCCGGCTTTCTTGATATGACGCACTGCTTTATCATTGCGCCTGTTGACCGTTACGGTTCACGCTTGACGCACGGCATCCGTGTCAGCGGCATTCTCACGCCACTGTATGCCAAAGCCCTGCGCAATGTGGCGGAACCCAATCTGGACCGCATGACGGCAACCCTGAAAGCCCGAGCGGAAGCCCGCAGATAA
- a CDS encoding cytochrome ubiquinol oxidase subunit I, whose amino-acid sequence MEYPVWWIPELSGGFIIACMAVFHVFIAHFAVGGGLFLVLTERKAVRENDNRILEYVQAHTKFFLLLTMVAGGMTGVGIWFTIGLLSPAATSTLVHSYGFGWAIEWVAFLCEIVALLLYHYRFKQMSRRDHMVLGWFYFFFAYMSLFVINGIITSMLTPGDWLQTQRFWDGFFNPTFWPSLALRTSICFMAAGLFALVTAIRIKEEGTRERMVRYAVRWVGIPFLLMLPAGLWYLFSLPEPQFSMVLQKSAQTPQLVRVFYPLTVAIILGGLAVAHIRTTACRAALVGVLVLAGVGHMGTFEWIREAGRRPYLIHGHTWSNSVKVSETATIRQEGALQHAKWVKLREVTPQNLLAAGEELYRLQCLACHSIGGPMLSAETRTAALTRTGLEAQLSGQGRLRNFMPPFLGTEGERLALAAYIADVIQKREPDAAPVSPQALATIIPAFNRHEAEYVLVAWATMGMTTISDNNDRFTMQPPGVTVRAQLLRRDDTPELLTEGVSLSYRMEKGFETPSKHVTFWDHAASLFGIDLPENAGIGPDGLAGAPMEGQFAPDEDHRAFVVHGLAAMPYNNDGSVNPYPLLTVEARDESGELLAETQVAVPVSTEWGCRNCHDGGWRVADRTGMSDETAGNILAAHDKINKTDLVERAAKGNPVLCQSCHGSAKLGTEGQEGLIGFSAAVHGWHANYLGEKDDRSCKSCHPAARASFTQGLRGVHASKGLTCMNCHGTLEDHALGLLKKEKELGKRGVDKLMTYLSPRVAESYEDVQARSPWVSEPDCTVCHDFFSTPPADASAAHKWTSGDPAELYSERQDDMGAIMCQACHGSTHALYPAENAYGLLRNNIIPMQYQQLAGPLGRGNNCICHTRELTVYESAHHPIIPK is encoded by the coding sequence ATGGAATATCCGGTCTGGTGGATTCCCGAACTTTCCGGCGGCTTCATCATCGCCTGCATGGCGGTGTTTCACGTGTTCATTGCCCATTTTGCCGTGGGCGGGGGCCTGTTCCTTGTCCTGACCGAACGCAAGGCTGTGCGTGAGAACGACAACCGCATTCTCGAATATGTGCAGGCGCACACCAAATTCTTCCTGCTGTTGACCATGGTGGCCGGCGGTATGACCGGCGTGGGCATCTGGTTCACCATCGGCCTGCTTTCGCCTGCGGCCACATCCACGCTGGTGCACAGCTACGGCTTCGGCTGGGCCATCGAGTGGGTGGCCTTTCTGTGCGAAATAGTAGCCCTGCTGCTGTATCATTACCGCTTCAAGCAGATGTCGCGCCGTGACCACATGGTTCTCGGCTGGTTCTATTTCTTCTTCGCCTACATGTCCCTGTTCGTCATAAACGGTATCATCACCTCCATGCTGACGCCCGGTGACTGGCTGCAGACGCAGCGCTTCTGGGACGGCTTCTTCAACCCCACCTTCTGGCCCTCGCTGGCGCTGCGCACCTCCATCTGCTTCATGGCCGCGGGACTCTTTGCGCTGGTAACGGCCATACGCATCAAGGAAGAAGGCACCCGCGAGCGCATGGTGCGTTATGCCGTGCGCTGGGTGGGCATTCCGTTTCTGCTCATGCTGCCTGCGGGCCTCTGGTATCTGTTTTCGCTGCCCGAACCGCAGTTTTCCATGGTGCTGCAGAAGTCTGCCCAGACCCCGCAGCTGGTGCGCGTGTTCTATCCTCTGACGGTGGCCATCATTCTGGGCGGCCTGGCTGTGGCCCATATCCGCACCACGGCCTGCCGTGCCGCGCTGGTCGGCGTGCTCGTTCTGGCGGGGGTGGGACACATGGGCACCTTTGAATGGATACGCGAGGCAGGGCGTCGTCCCTACCTCATCCACGGGCATACATGGTCCAATTCCGTGAAGGTGTCCGAGACTGCGACTATCCGGCAGGAAGGAGCCTTGCAGCATGCAAAATGGGTGAAGCTGCGCGAGGTGACCCCGCAGAATTTGCTCGCAGCAGGTGAGGAACTCTATCGTCTGCAGTGTCTGGCCTGTCACAGTATAGGCGGGCCCATGCTTTCTGCCGAAACACGGACCGCCGCCCTGACCCGTACGGGCCTTGAGGCCCAGCTTTCCGGTCAGGGCAGACTGCGTAACTTCATGCCACCCTTCCTCGGTACCGAGGGGGAACGACTGGCCCTTGCCGCCTATATTGCCGACGTGATCCAGAAGCGTGAGCCGGACGCAGCCCCGGTTTCGCCGCAGGCGCTGGCGACCATCATTCCTGCGTTTAACAGGCATGAAGCGGAATATGTGCTGGTTGCGTGGGCGACCATGGGCATGACGACCATTTCAGACAATAATGACCGTTTCACCATGCAGCCCCCCGGGGTGACGGTTCGGGCCCAGTTGCTGCGGCGTGATGATACGCCGGAACTGCTGACCGAAGGCGTTTCCCTGAGCTATCGCATGGAGAAGGGATTTGAGACCCCCTCCAAACACGTGACCTTCTGGGACCATGCTGCAAGCCTGTTCGGCATTGATCTTCCCGAGAATGCGGGGATTGGTCCGGACGGCCTTGCCGGAGCCCCCATGGAGGGACAGTTCGCACCGGATGAGGATCACAGGGCCTTTGTGGTGCACGGGCTGGCGGCCATGCCCTACAACAATGACGGCTCGGTCAATCCGTATCCGCTGCTGACGGTGGAGGCGCGTGACGAATCCGGCGAGCTTCTGGCCGAAACGCAGGTGGCCGTGCCTGTTTCCACGGAGTGGGGCTGCCGGAACTGCCATGACGGCGGCTGGCGGGTGGCTGACAGGACCGGCATGTCGGATGAGACGGCCGGGAACATTCTGGCTGCTCATGACAAGATCAACAAAACGGATCTGGTGGAGCGTGCTGCCAAGGGCAATCCCGTTCTCTGTCAGAGTTGTCATGGCTCAGCCAAGCTGGGCACCGAAGGGCAGGAAGGGCTTATCGGCTTCTCTGCCGCTGTGCACGGCTGGCACGCCAACTATCTTGGCGAGAAGGACGATCGCAGTTGCAAGAGCTGTCATCCGGCCGCGCGGGCCAGTTTTACGCAGGGGTTGCGTGGCGTGCATGCCTCCAAGGGGCTTACCTGCATGAACTGTCACGGCACGTTGGAAGATCACGCCCTTGGCCTGCTCAAGAAGGAAAAGGAGCTTGGCAAGCGTGGTGTGGACAAGCTGATGACCTATCTCTCCCCCCGCGTGGCAGAGTCCTATGAGGATGTGCAGGCCCGCTCTCCCTGGGTGAGCGAACCGGATTGCACCGTCTGCCATGACTTCTTCTCCACGCCGCCTGCGGATGCCTCTGCCGCACACAAGTGGACATCGGGCGATCCCGCAGAGCTGTACAGTGAGAGGCAGGACGACATGGGGGCCATCATGTGTCAGGCCTGCCATGGTTCCACACACGCCCTGTATCCGGCGGAGAACGCCTACGGGCTGCTGCGGAATAACATTATCCCGATGCAATATCAGCAGCTTGCCGGGCCGTTGGGCCGCGGAAACAACTGCATATGCCACACCCGCGAACTGACTGTGTATGAATCGGCCCACCACCCCATCATCCCCAAATAG
- a CDS encoding sulfite exporter TauE/SafE family protein: protein MLKTVLNLFTNLCLWVSAIVFASPVAAMASAAADAGVVPGADGKPWWFWPVVLLFFCFVLGIIAVLAGVGGGVLFVPLVSGFFPFHIDFVRGAGLMVALAGALAAGPGLLKRNLASLRLALPVALIASSCAIVGAMLGLYLSALDPRYIQTALGATIMGIAVLLLCSKNSEYPVVTKQDAIGLALGIEGIYKDQGTGKEFHWKTHRTLPGLLLFIVIGLMAGMFGLGAGWANIPVLNLLMGAPLKVSVATSKFLLSITDTSAAWIYLNQGCVIPLMAIPSIIGLMGGSFVGVRLLAIAKPTFIRYMVIGVLFFAGFKALDKGLGLGILG from the coding sequence ATGCTGAAAACTGTTCTGAATCTCTTTACCAACCTGTGCCTCTGGGTGAGCGCGATTGTCTTCGCCTCTCCCGTGGCGGCTATGGCGTCCGCTGCCGCTGATGCGGGCGTTGTACCTGGTGCAGACGGCAAGCCGTGGTGGTTCTGGCCTGTCGTGCTGCTGTTCTTCTGTTTCGTCCTCGGCATCATTGCGGTGCTCGCGGGCGTGGGTGGCGGCGTGCTGTTCGTGCCGCTTGTCTCGGGCTTCTTCCCGTTCCACATCGACTTCGTGCGCGGTGCCGGCCTTATGGTTGCACTGGCGGGCGCTCTGGCTGCCGGTCCCGGTCTGCTCAAGCGTAACCTCGCCAGTTTGCGGCTAGCCTTGCCGGTGGCGCTTATCGCGTCTTCCTGTGCCATTGTCGGCGCCATGCTCGGTCTGTATCTGTCCGCGCTTGATCCGCGTTACATCCAGACCGCTCTGGGCGCCACCATCATGGGTATTGCAGTGCTGCTGCTTTGCTCCAAGAACTCCGAATACCCCGTCGTGACCAAGCAGGACGCCATCGGCCTCGCACTCGGCATCGAAGGCATCTACAAGGATCAGGGCACGGGCAAGGAATTCCACTGGAAGACCCATCGCACGCTTCCCGGTCTGCTGCTCTTCATCGTCATCGGTCTGATGGCCGGTATGTTCGGTCTGGGCGCCGGTTGGGCGAACATCCCCGTTCTGAACCTGCTCATGGGCGCTCCGCTGAAGGTGTCCGTGGCAACCTCCAAGTTCCTGCTGTCCATCACGGATACCTCCGCTGCATGGATTTACCTGAACCAGGGTTGCGTTATCCCGCTGATGGCCATTCCTTCCATCATCGGTCTGATGGGCGGTTCCTTCGTGGGTGTACGTCTGCTTGCCATCGCAAAGCCGACCTTCATCCGCTACATGGTTATCGGCGTTCTCTTCTTTGCCGGTTTCAAGGCTCTTGATAAGGGTCTTGGCCTCGGTATTCTGGGCTAA
- a CDS encoding DUF1634 domain-containing protein yields the protein MSKEQACNVSTEATPEQLLYASILEKGANAGLLMMIISYLLYVLGVFEPHVPIETVVANWHLGINDYLAATNSPQGWNWVALLGKGDFMNFIGLALLALLTIVCYAVLIPGYLRCKDKAYTFFVIAEILVLSLAASGLVGGGGH from the coding sequence ATGAGCAAAGAACAAGCTTGCAACGTTTCCACCGAGGCCACTCCGGAGCAGTTGCTCTACGCCAGCATTCTTGAAAAGGGTGCTAATGCCGGCCTGTTGATGATGATCATCTCCTACCTTCTGTACGTGTTGGGTGTATTTGAGCCCCACGTGCCGATCGAGACCGTGGTTGCCAACTGGCACCTCGGCATCAACGACTACCTTGCCGCCACCAATTCGCCTCAGGGCTGGAACTGGGTGGCTCTGCTGGGCAAGGGCGACTTCATGAACTTCATCGGTCTCGCCCTGCTGGCACTGCTGACTATCGTCTGTTACGCAGTGCTCATTCCCGGCTACCTGCGCTGCAAGGACAAGGCGTACACCTTCTTCGTCATTGCTGAAATTCTTGTACTTTCCCTCGCTGCCTCCGGTCTGGTTGGCGGCGGCGGTCACTAG
- a CDS encoding transferase, giving the protein MKLFALLLDRIIDRVNVNLRGLGFDVRPYVRVMAEYRYGGCSFACYGLSTYHPIHLQFNNSSLSGSYFLGRCKVRHSVLMRSDIRGDELKKKGQLWQSGDVAIPLYHDEIITIRNSFLDTTLVHSNSHSPESPEEFHIRNTVAMPYANIHGAPTEGSFIGTFGTVDLTTVHNCVIGHFAYIQAGEVRHEKFEPGTIFLRSPGSWEFHYQYDLSVLDKYIRHEEGEAPEGLFIDFAEPYEDAFAGLFGSARGGLYPAGTGSFVSRYAVKRGDTVIGDNVLVAQRSYLENATMSRGSNAQEKCYVIDSVLGPCCVAAHGAKIVGAKLDEKVFIGFNSFLRGTEEAPLSIGKGCIIMPHTIIDLEEALHIPANRLIWGHIRSAADLETHTVDLDEFASGSGDVHMGRMCFRGDTGDFVRGFRDRIEHILLENGAYWDGHEKDKGHAQNMKYLTFNIIQPYADGEAEGLYPTIDIRPIS; this is encoded by the coding sequence ATGAAATTGTTCGCTTTATTACTCGACCGCATTATTGACCGGGTAAACGTGAACCTGCGCGGCCTCGGTTTTGACGTGCGCCCCTATGTGCGGGTTATGGCGGAATACCGTTACGGCGGTTGTTCTTTTGCCTGTTACGGTCTGAGCACCTATCACCCCATCCATCTGCAGTTCAATAACTCCAGCCTGTCGGGAAGTTACTTCCTCGGACGCTGCAAGGTGCGCCATTCGGTGCTCATGCGAAGCGACATCCGCGGGGATGAACTCAAGAAAAAGGGGCAGCTCTGGCAAAGCGGCGATGTGGCCATTCCGCTCTATCACGATGAGATCATCACCATCCGGAACAGCTTTCTGGATACCACGCTCGTGCACAGCAATTCCCATTCACCGGAATCGCCGGAAGAGTTCCATATCCGCAATACCGTTGCCATGCCCTATGCAAACATCCATGGTGCACCTACAGAAGGCAGTTTCATCGGCACCTTTGGTACTGTTGACCTGACCACGGTGCACAACTGCGTGATCGGGCATTTTGCCTATATTCAGGCCGGTGAGGTGCGGCATGAAAAGTTCGAGCCCGGCACCATCTTCCTGCGTTCACCCGGCAGTTGGGAGTTCCACTATCAGTATGATCTCAGTGTGTTGGATAAGTATATCCGCCATGAGGAAGGCGAAGCGCCGGAAGGCCTGTTCATCGATTTTGCGGAACCCTATGAAGATGCCTTTGCAGGCTTGTTCGGTTCCGCCAGAGGCGGCCTGTATCCTGCGGGTACCGGTTCCTTTGTCTCCCGTTATGCGGTGAAGCGCGGTGATACCGTCATCGGCGATAACGTGCTTGTGGCCCAGCGTTCCTATCTGGAGAACGCGACCATGAGCAGGGGCTCCAACGCACAGGAAAAATGTTATGTCATCGATTCCGTGCTCGGTCCCTGCTGCGTTGCTGCCCATGGTGCCAAGATCGTGGGGGCAAAGCTGGACGAAAAGGTTTTCATCGGCTTCAACAGTTTCCTGCGTGGTACGGAAGAAGCACCGCTCTCCATCGGCAAGGGCTGCATCATCATGCCGCATACCATTATCGACCTTGAAGAGGCCCTGCACATTCCGGCCAACAGGTTGATCTGGGGCCATATCCGCAGTGCGGCAGACCTTGAGACGCATACCGTGGATCTTGATGAATTTGCGTCCGGCAGCGGCGATGTGCATATGGGCCGCATGTGCTTCCGTGGCGACACGGGCGATTTTGTCAGGGGCTTCCGTGACCGCATCGAGCATATTCTGCTGGAAAACGGCGCATACTGGGACGGCCACGAAAAGGACAAGGGCCACGCCCAGAACATGAAGTACCTTACCTTCAACATCATTCAGCCCTATGCGGACGGTGAGGCCGAAGGGTTGTATCCCACCATCGACATCCGGCCCATCAGCTAG
- the mutY gene encoding A/G-specific adenine glycosylase, translated as MLHPQDHSAFSSALLDWFDQNKRPLPWRTDYQPYHVWISEIMLQQTQMERGVDYFLRWIEHLPDIASVAAADEDTVLKLWEGLGYYSRVRNLHKAARIIMDRHSGCFPEDIASIRALPGIGDYTAGAIASIAFGQDAVCIDANVERVIARVCDIDSPVKQKENMAFVRKTARSLLPSGQAREFNQAMMELGALVCSKKARCGVCPVSRWCEALHLGIVHERPVPTPKKPITHLDVGTGLLIHNGRIFIQKRPEHGVWAGFWEFPGGCVEQGEQPHETVVREYMEEMEFAVTPVDKITVINHGYTTYRVSLHCYFLKLKAGDGTPVLHAATDHRWVRFDELDRYTLPAGHRKLADFLATDLRLAGLLEE; from the coding sequence ATGCTGCACCCGCAAGACCATTCCGCCTTCTCATCGGCCCTGCTCGACTGGTTCGACCAGAACAAACGCCCGCTTCCGTGGCGAACGGACTATCAGCCATATCACGTCTGGATATCGGAGATAATGCTCCAGCAGACCCAGATGGAACGGGGCGTGGACTACTTTCTTCGCTGGATCGAGCACCTGCCGGACATCGCCTCCGTGGCCGCCGCAGACGAAGACACCGTGCTCAAACTCTGGGAGGGTCTTGGCTACTACTCCCGCGTACGCAACCTGCACAAAGCCGCCCGCATCATCATGGACCGCCACAGCGGCTGCTTCCCCGAAGATATCGCCAGCATCCGCGCCCTGCCCGGCATCGGCGATTACACTGCCGGAGCCATAGCCTCCATCGCTTTCGGGCAGGATGCCGTTTGTATCGACGCCAATGTGGAACGCGTTATTGCCCGGGTCTGCGACATCGACTCGCCCGTGAAACAGAAGGAGAACATGGCCTTTGTCCGAAAGACGGCCCGTTCCCTGCTGCCTTCGGGGCAGGCGCGCGAGTTCAATCAGGCCATGATGGAGCTGGGGGCGCTGGTCTGCTCCAAGAAGGCGCGTTGCGGGGTGTGCCCTGTGAGCCGGTGGTGCGAGGCCCTGCATCTGGGCATAGTACATGAACGCCCTGTCCCCACGCCCAAAAAACCCATCACCCACCTCGACGTGGGCACGGGCCTGCTCATCCACAATGGCCGCATCTTCATCCAGAAGCGCCCCGAACACGGCGTGTGGGCCGGATTCTGGGAATTTCCCGGTGGCTGCGTGGAACAGGGCGAACAGCCGCATGAAACCGTGGTGCGCGAATACATGGAAGAAATGGAATTCGCCGTGACTCCGGTAGACAAGATCACCGTCATCAACCACGGCTACACCACCTACCGCGTCTCACTGCACTGTTATTTCCTCAAGCTGAAGGCGGGCGACGGCACGCCCGTACTGCACGCCGCAACCGACCATCGCTGGGTACGCTTCGACGAGCTTGACCGGTACACCCTGCCCGCGGGCCACCGCAAACTGGCAGACTTTCTGGCAACCGACCTGCGGCTTGCCGGACTGCTGGAGGAATAG
- a CDS encoding Lar family restriction alleviation protein: MELPKPCTGCGGRVVLLQHDGVYHFVSCEQCEKVGPRTDSPEDALEMWNRSSSTMFVYGEDLRKSRIIKRLECQDRRDDRFVVQIPVVLALGGVRGKRVTGFMRNVSHFGAFLELTGGDVSAVPVGIEEFRHMDTFLFFKCPKEMSKSDGAFPASVQAFRFSPRHLHQRREVVGIGGCFVQLKGEQTDLLDALVRYSTDVLAENM, encoded by the coding sequence ATGGAACTGCCAAAGCCGTGTACCGGATGCGGGGGCAGGGTTGTGCTGTTGCAACATGACGGTGTGTATCACTTCGTCTCCTGCGAGCAGTGCGAAAAGGTGGGGCCCCGAACCGATTCGCCCGAGGATGCCCTTGAGATGTGGAACCGGAGCAGCAGCACCATGTTTGTGTATGGTGAGGATTTGCGAAAAAGCCGTATAATCAAGCGCCTTGAGTGTCAGGACAGGCGCGATGACCGTTTTGTGGTGCAGATTCCCGTTGTGCTTGCCCTGGGAGGGGTTCGCGGGAAAAGGGTGACGGGATTCATGCGTAACGTCTCGCATTTCGGAGCTTTTCTGGAGTTGACGGGCGGCGATGTAAGTGCTGTGCCGGTCGGCATTGAGGAATTCCGGCACATGGACACCTTTTTGTTTTTCAAGTGTCCCAAGGAGATGAGCAAGTCTGACGGGGCATTCCCCGCCAGTGTTCAGGCTTTCCGTTTCAGTCCGCGTCATCTGCACCAGCGACGCGAGGTCGTTGGCATCGGAGGCTGCTTTGTCCAGCTGAAAGGGGAACAGACCGACCTGCTTGATGCGCTGGTCAGGTATTCGACAGATGTTCTTGCCGAGAACATGTAG
- a CDS encoding C-GCAxxG-C-C family protein: protein MENRNSGRPSTGDVAAGYFADQFHCAEAVAKAVLNAKGECAKSAVACATAFGGGFGRCFEEACGALSGGLVAIGQLHGRRGPGESWDYPASLGAMLREAFVEEFGTTRCGELRQRFGDAQEVECRKLVRFTADTLAEMLETPVSCQGKVSCGCR, encoded by the coding sequence ATGGAAAACAGGAATTCGGGGAGGCCGTCGACGGGCGACGTAGCCGCAGGATATTTTGCGGATCAGTTTCATTGTGCAGAGGCCGTGGCCAAGGCCGTGCTGAATGCCAAGGGTGAGTGCGCCAAAAGCGCTGTTGCGTGCGCAACGGCCTTTGGCGGCGGTTTTGGCAGATGTTTTGAGGAGGCATGTGGTGCCCTGAGCGGAGGGCTGGTTGCCATCGGTCAGTTGCATGGCAGGCGCGGCCCCGGTGAAAGCTGGGATTATCCCGCATCATTGGGCGCCATGTTGCGTGAAGCCTTTGTAGAGGAGTTTGGCACAACCCGTTGCGGGGAATTGCGTCAACGTTTCGGTGACGCGCAGGAGGTGGAGTGCCGTAAGCTTGTACGGTTTACGGCAGACACCCTCGCGGAAATGCTGGAGACTCCTGTATCATGTCAGGGCAAGGTTTCCTGCGGATGCCGGTAG